One part of the Apus apus isolate bApuApu2 chromosome 11, bApuApu2.pri.cur, whole genome shotgun sequence genome encodes these proteins:
- the CCNE1 gene encoding G1/S-specific cyclin-E1 isoform X2: MRRESDCAEEKAPAKGDRGAEHAMRARKRKADVATFLQDPDEEIAQMEMTRKKQYENQPSWKNVHQNAHMLIPTPDKDDDPVGIDYSPFIELSVVPTRASPLPVLGWANREDVWKNMINKEETYVRDKLYMQRHPLLQPKMRTILLDWLMEVCEVYKLHRETFYLAQDFFDRFMATQQNVVKTLLQLIGISSLFIAAKLEEIYPPKLHQFAYVTDGACTEDEILSMELIIMKALNWNLNPLTVVSWLNIYMQVAYLNELYEVLLPQYPQQIFVQIAELLDLCVLDIGCLEYTYGVLAASALYHFSSSELIHKVSGYEWCEIEECVKWMVPFAMAIREAGSSKLKHFRGVAPEDLHNIQTHINSLDLLDKAQAKQAILAEQNRTSPFPTGVLTPPQSSKKQSSGLKPI; this comes from the exons ATGCGCCGGGAGAG CGACTGCGCGGAGGAGAAGGCTCCCGCCAAGGGGGACAGGGGTGCGGAGCACGCCATGCGGGCCCGCAAGAGGAAAGCTGATGTGGCCACG TTCTTACAGGACCCCGATGAAGAAATTGCTCAGATGGAGATGACTAGAAAAAAGCAGTATGAAAATCAG CCATCGTGGAAAAATGTTCACCAAAATGCGCATATGCTGATTCCTACTCCAGATAAAGATGATGATCCAGTTGGCATTGATTACTCTCCCTTTATAGAGCTAAGTGTTGTTCCAACTAGAGCTTCACCATTACCAGTGCTAGG CTGGGCGAACAGAGAAGACGTATGGAAAAACATGATAAACAAAGAAGAGACCTATGTGAGGGATAAACTTTATATGCAAAGGCACCCTCTCCTGCAACCTAAAATGAGAACAATCCTTCTGGACTGGCTGATGGAG GTTTGTGAAGTCTACAAGCTTCATAGAGAAACTTTTTATTTAGCACAAGATTTCTTTGATCGGTTTATGGCAACACAACAGAATGTTGTAAAAACACTATTGCAGCTTATTGGTATCTCTTCTTTATTCATAGCAGCAAAGCTTGAG GAAATTTATCCACCGAAGTTGCACCAGTTTGCCTATGTTACAGATGGAGCTTGTACAGAAGATGAAATCCTCAGTATGGAATTGATCATTATGAAG GCTCTTAATTGGAACTTAAATCCACTGACAGTTGTATCCTGGCTAAACATTTACATGCAAGTTGCTTATTTAAATGAGCTTTATGAGGTATTGCTGCCACAATATCCGCAACAAATATTTGTACAAATAGCAGAG CTCTTGGATCTCTGTGTGCTGGATATTGGCTGCTTGGAATACACATATGGAGTACTTGCAGCTTCTGCTTTATATCATTTCTCCTCATCGGAGCTGATACATAAAGTTTCAG GTTATGAATGGTGTGAGATAGAGGAATGTGTAAAATGGATGGTTCCATTTGCAATGGCTATAAGGGAAGCGGGAAGCTCCAAACTCAAACACTTTAGAGGTGTAGCTCCTGAAGACTTGCACAATATACAGACGCACATAAACAGCTTGGATTTGCTG GACAAAGCTCAAGCAAAACAAGCCATATTGGCTGAACAAAATAGGACTTCACCTTTCCCCACTGGTGTCCTTACACCACCGCAGAGTAGTAAGAAACAGTCTTCTGGACTGAAGCCAATATGA
- the CCNE1 gene encoding G1/S-specific cyclin-E1 isoform X1 codes for MRRESFSSLGSDCAEEKAPAKGDRGAEHAMRARKRKADVATFLQDPDEEIAQMEMTRKKQYENQPSWKNVHQNAHMLIPTPDKDDDPVGIDYSPFIELSVVPTRASPLPVLGWANREDVWKNMINKEETYVRDKLYMQRHPLLQPKMRTILLDWLMEVCEVYKLHRETFYLAQDFFDRFMATQQNVVKTLLQLIGISSLFIAAKLEEIYPPKLHQFAYVTDGACTEDEILSMELIIMKALNWNLNPLTVVSWLNIYMQVAYLNELYEVLLPQYPQQIFVQIAELLDLCVLDIGCLEYTYGVLAASALYHFSSSELIHKVSGYEWCEIEECVKWMVPFAMAIREAGSSKLKHFRGVAPEDLHNIQTHINSLDLLDKAQAKQAILAEQNRTSPFPTGVLTPPQSSKKQSSGLKPI; via the exons ATGCGCCGGGAGAG cttctcctctctTGGCAGCGACTGCGCGGAGGAGAAGGCTCCCGCCAAGGGGGACAGGGGTGCGGAGCACGCCATGCGGGCCCGCAAGAGGAAAGCTGATGTGGCCACG TTCTTACAGGACCCCGATGAAGAAATTGCTCAGATGGAGATGACTAGAAAAAAGCAGTATGAAAATCAG CCATCGTGGAAAAATGTTCACCAAAATGCGCATATGCTGATTCCTACTCCAGATAAAGATGATGATCCAGTTGGCATTGATTACTCTCCCTTTATAGAGCTAAGTGTTGTTCCAACTAGAGCTTCACCATTACCAGTGCTAGG CTGGGCGAACAGAGAAGACGTATGGAAAAACATGATAAACAAAGAAGAGACCTATGTGAGGGATAAACTTTATATGCAAAGGCACCCTCTCCTGCAACCTAAAATGAGAACAATCCTTCTGGACTGGCTGATGGAG GTTTGTGAAGTCTACAAGCTTCATAGAGAAACTTTTTATTTAGCACAAGATTTCTTTGATCGGTTTATGGCAACACAACAGAATGTTGTAAAAACACTATTGCAGCTTATTGGTATCTCTTCTTTATTCATAGCAGCAAAGCTTGAG GAAATTTATCCACCGAAGTTGCACCAGTTTGCCTATGTTACAGATGGAGCTTGTACAGAAGATGAAATCCTCAGTATGGAATTGATCATTATGAAG GCTCTTAATTGGAACTTAAATCCACTGACAGTTGTATCCTGGCTAAACATTTACATGCAAGTTGCTTATTTAAATGAGCTTTATGAGGTATTGCTGCCACAATATCCGCAACAAATATTTGTACAAATAGCAGAG CTCTTGGATCTCTGTGTGCTGGATATTGGCTGCTTGGAATACACATATGGAGTACTTGCAGCTTCTGCTTTATATCATTTCTCCTCATCGGAGCTGATACATAAAGTTTCAG GTTATGAATGGTGTGAGATAGAGGAATGTGTAAAATGGATGGTTCCATTTGCAATGGCTATAAGGGAAGCGGGAAGCTCCAAACTCAAACACTTTAGAGGTGTAGCTCCTGAAGACTTGCACAATATACAGACGCACATAAACAGCTTGGATTTGCTG GACAAAGCTCAAGCAAAACAAGCCATATTGGCTGAACAAAATAGGACTTCACCTTTCCCCACTGGTGTCCTTACACCACCGCAGAGTAGTAAGAAACAGTCTTCTGGACTGAAGCCAATATGA